ATATCATTTTAGAATGCCTATAATAAAGGCTTTGATAGCTAGAGGAGATGAGGTTTTTATCATTGTGCCGCAAGATGAATACACGCAAAAATTAAAGGATTTAAATTTAAATGTTGTCATTTATGATCTTTCAAGAGCGAGCTTGAATCCTTTTGTGGTTTTTAAAAATTTTTTACATCTTAAAAATGTTTTAAAAAGCTTAAATTTAGATCTTTTACAAAGTGGGGCACATAAAAGTAATACCTTTGGTTTAATCGCAGCAAAATTTGCAAAAATTCCTTATAAAATTGGGCTTGTTGAAGGGCTTGGATCTTTTTATATCGAGCAAGGTTTTAAGGAAAATTTGGTGCGTTTTATCATTAATACTCTTTATAAATTAAGCTTTAAAATCGCTGATTGTTTTATCTTTGTCAATTCTTCAAATGCTGATTTTATGCGAAATTTAGGACTTAAGGAAAATAAAATTTGTGTGATTAAATCTGTGGGTATTAATCTTAAAAAATTCTTTCCTATGAGAGTAGAAAAGGAAGCTAAAAAAGCTTTTTGGCGTAATTTAAATATCGATGAAAAGCCTATTATTTTAATGATAGCAAGAGCTTTGTGGCATAAGGGTGTA
This genomic interval from Campylobacter sp. CCS1377 contains the following:
- the pglA gene encoding N,N'-diacetylbacillosaminyl-diphospho-undecaprenol alpha-1,3-N-acetylgalactosaminyltransferase; this translates as MRVGFLSHAGASIYHFRMPIIKALIARGDEVFIIVPQDEYTQKLKDLNLNVVIYDLSRASLNPFVVFKNFLHLKNVLKSLNLDLLQSGAHKSNTFGLIAAKFAKIPYKIGLVEGLGSFYIEQGFKENLVRFIINTLYKLSFKIADCFIFVNSSNADFMRNLGLKENKICVIKSVGINLKKFFPMRVEKEAKKAFWRNLNIDEKPIILMIARALWHKGVKEFYESAELLKDRANFVLVGGRDDNPSCASLKFLTSGKAHYLGARSDIVELLQNCDIFVLPSYKEGFPVSVLEAKACGKAIVVSECEGCVEAISNAYDGLWAKTKDSKDLAQKIELLLVDKNLRMNLGKNAAKDALNYDENEIAKTYLKLYEKVMKNV